A DNA window from Hordeum vulgare subsp. vulgare chromosome 1H, MorexV3_pseudomolecules_assembly, whole genome shotgun sequence contains the following coding sequences:
- the LOC123399167 gene encoding VQ motif-containing protein 20-like, whose protein sequence is MYARTPIPSPPYLYTHGARASTRYLTATSDPSMSPTSPRQPGFGAGGQRQQAVAAATTPFKIHRDSHLIHKGAVAGASASSPPSSSSTNSSVSSSPGVGQHRPAPRPKQQQQQQQQPVIIYTHSPKVIRTSPRDFMSIVQKLTGLESAAAASAVTGAAQDESSSSSTESCANAHASAVPPPPPLPQYMDPPQLMPPPAQLDHAHFMPDIPLFAPSEHQQHLLCASRGGLYGHFPPTVEAASLGGPANMHDGAASVAVFSPSMVEAMRTAYPDYQLT, encoded by the coding sequence ATGTACGCGCGGACACCAATCCCCAGCCCTCCCTATTTATACACGCACGGCGCGCGCGCGTCCACTCGCTACCTAACTGCCACCTCCGATCCGTCGATGAGCCCCACGTCGCCCCGGCAGCCCGGCTTCGGCGCCGGCGGGCAGCGCCAGCAAGctgtcgccgccgccaccactccGTTCAAGATCCACAGGGACTCCCACCTCATACACAAGGGCGCCGTGGCCGGGGCATCCGCGTCCTCGCCGCCCTCCTCCTCGTCCACCaactcctccgtctcctcctcccccggcgtcGGCCAGCATCGGCCGGCGCCGAGgccgaagcagcagcagcagcagcagcagcagcctgtCATTATCTACACGCACTCCCCCAAGGTGATCCGCACCAGCCCGCGCGACTTCATGTCCATCGTGCAGAAGCTCACCGGACTCGAGAGCGCCGCCGCTGCGTCAGCCGTCACCGGCGCCGCGCAGGAcgagtcgtcgtcctcgtcgacgGAGAGCTGCGCCAATGCCCATGCCAGTGCCgtgccaccaccgccgcctctgCCCCAGTACATGGATCCACCTCAGCTGATGCCGCCGCCGGCGCAGCTGGATCACGCGCACTTCATGCCGGACATCCCGCTGTTCGCGCCATCGGAGCATCAGCAGCACCTGCTCTGCGCCTCTAGGGGTGGCCTCTATGGCCACTTCCCGCCCACGGTGGAAGCCGCGTCGCTTGGCGGCCCGGCGAACATGCACGACGGCGCCGCCTCTGTGGCGGTGTTCTCCCCGTCGATGGTGGAGGCGATGAGAACGGCGTATCCGGATTACCAGTTGACTTAA